The Pseudomonas sp. S06B 330 genome contains the following window.
TAGAGGGAAACTGCCGGTAATGCGCAAGTTGGCCACCTCCGGTGCAACCCCCAAGTAGCCGCTGCGATAACGGCTAAGCTCGTCGACCAAGTCGGCAAGACGCACGTTGTCGACCACTAGCATCCCGCGAGTCCAGGCATCGGCACCGGAGCGCAGGCCGTTAATCTGGCCGAGCTGATTCTGGCTCATCAGCACTTGCTGGCCTTCATGCAGGATCTGTTCGTCGCCACTGTCTTGGGGCTTGGCGGCTACGGCTGACTGCAACACGCTCAGGCGCGTGCCCTGGTCTTCCAGTTTGACCAAAAAGCGTGTGCCCAACGCGCGCATGCGCCCGTCTTCGGTGGCGACGACAAAAGGACGGTCATCCTTGTGGCCAGTCTCGATGGAGATTTCACCTTCGTGCAGGACGATCAGACGTTGCTCCTCATCGAAGCGGATATCCACCGCCGAATGGGTGTTGAGGCTGATCAGTGTGCCATCGGTCAGGCGCAGGCTGCGCTGTTCACCCGTGGCGGTACGTTGATCGGCCAGCCAGTAGCCTACCGATTGATAGGCACTGGCCCAGCTCAGCAGTCCCACCACCAACGCCAGGCTGGCAACCCCACTGCCGAGTTTGCGTACGCGTTGGCGCAGGTCGGCGCGCGATTGCAGCAAGGCCTGGCGCGCTGGGCCGGCTGCGGCGCTGAAGCGCTGGTCGAGCATGCCCAGTTGCGTCCAGGCCCGGGCGTGCTCTTCACTGGCGGCATGCCAGCGGTCGAATTCGGCGCGCTCGTCAGCGCTGCCGCTGCCTGAGTCCAGGCACAGTTGCCAGGCGATTGCAGCATCAAGGACGCGGGTGCTAACCGGTTTGCTATTCATGTCGGCTCGCCATACAGGGCGATGTAGCACTGGCGCATGCCTTGGGTCAGGTACTGACGCACTCTGGAAACGGATACACCCAGGCGTTCGGCGATTTGCGCATGGTTCAGACCGTCCAGGCGATTGTAGAGGAAGGCCGCGCGGGCCTTGCTCGACAACTTGCCTAACAGCAGATCAATGGCCTTGAGGTCTTCGAGAATCAGGTGTTGTTCTTCCGGGGAGGGTTGTTCGGCTTCAGGGATCAACATTAGCTCGGCCAAATAGGCCTGCTCCAGTGCCGTGCGGCGGAAGTGATCGAACAACAGGCCTCTGGCGATGGCCAGGAGAAACGCTCGAGGTTCACGCGGTGCGGGCAACTGATCGCGACCGAGCAGGCGCACGAAGGTGTCCTGGCTCAGGTCTTCGGCACGCTCGGCGCAGGCAATATTACGCCGTAGCCAGCCGAGCAGCCAGCTGCGATGGTCGCGGTAGAGCGTACCGACCAGCTCACTGTGTGGGCTTTGTACGGACGACAAGGCGTTCCCCGAAAAAGATGCGTTAACTAACGAGAATTATTCGCGATTGTTGCAGAATCTGCTCGTGGAACGCAATTGACGCTCATCGGATCGGCCTAGAAAACGTGACTTTGTTGCCTTCTACGCCGCCAGCGCTGCAGGTGTTGGTCAAGTTGCGCCGGACTGTCCAGTTGCTGGCGTCGGGCCTGGCTGAACAGAATCAGGGCCAGTTCGGCTGTGACCATGGCATCGGCACTGGCGTTGTGCCGTTCGATGGCTTCCAGGCCGAAACATGCTGTCCAGTCGTCCAGCCCAGCCTCGCGCAAGGTGATTTGCGGGTTCAACAGCGGCGCCAGCTCGGCAACATCGAAGAATGGATGCTGCAGGCGATAGCCCAAGTGGTCTTTCAGAGCGCGAGCCAGCATGCGCTGGTCGAAAGGCGCGTGGAAGGCTAACACTGGGCTGTCGCCAATAAAACGCATCAAGTCGAGCAACGCCTCGGCCGGATCGCTGCCAGCGGCGATAGCACTAGGCCCCAGGCCGTGGATCAGTACGCTGGAAGTCAACTTGTGGTCGCGCTGGAACAAGGTGCGTTCGAACTGTTGACTGAAGTCGATGGCGCCGTCTTCGATGACCACCGCGCCAATGGACAGTACCTGGTCGCGCTGGGTGTTCAGGCCGCTGGTTTCAAGGTCCAGCACCACCCAGCGCTGTTTGCGTAGGGTGTCTTCACTGAGCGAGGCTGCTGGAGCCAATTGCGCTGCCTGTTGGCGTATATGGTCTTCGATCTGTCGAGGTCGTAGCCAGGCAAACAGACTCACAGCTGATACCTCAAGGCCAAGCTGCTCTGCAGGCGTTGGGCCTGGCGCAGGGACTCGCGCAGTATGCGTCTATCCAGATGGTTGAGGCTGTCGGGATCGACGCGGTTGGAGTAGGGCTGGTTTTGCCGACTCTGAAGCTGGTGCTGCTGCATGCGGGTCTGCTGGATGAAATGATAAGCCTCCTCATAGGCGGCGCCATCAAGGGGGTCTATCACTTCTCGTGTTACCAGCTCGCGCAGGCGCTCCAGGGTGTTGTTGGTATTGATGCCATTGGCTAGGGCAAGCAGGCGGGCGCCGTCGACAAATGGCGTCAGCCCTTGGACTTTGAGGTCCAGCGTGCCGGCTTTGTCACTGCCTTGCCGGGTTAACACGAACTCACGAAAGCGCCCGACCGGCGGGCGCTGGCGCAAGGCGTTGTCGGCCATCATGCGTTGAAACAGACGGTTGTCGGCTATCTGCTCCAAAATGCTTTGGCGCAACTGTTCGCAGGGGCCCTCATCGCCCCACACCACGCGCAGGTCAAAGTAGATGCTAGAGGCCAGCAAGTTCTCCGGGGTGGCTTCGCGAATGAAGGCCGCGAAGCGCCGCGCCCATTCGGCACGCGACAGGCACAGCTCAGGGTTGCCGGCCATGATGTTGCCTTTGCACAGGGTAAAGCCACATTGCGCCAGGCCCTGGTTGATGTGTTGCGCCAGCGGTAACAGGCGGCCGCGGATTTCGGCGGCGTGAGCAGCATCGCGGGCTTCGAAAATAATGCCGTTGTCCTGGTCCGTATGCAGGGTCTGTTCGCGCCGCCCTTCACTGCCAAAGCACAGCCAGCTGAACGGCACGCCCGGATCGCCTTTTTCCGCAATCGCCAGCTCGATCACCCGGCACACGGTGTGATCGTTGAGGAGCGTGATGATCTGTGTGATCTGCGTTGAAGATGCACCGTGGGCCAGCATGCGCTCGACCAGTTGGCTGATCTCGCCGCGCAGCGACACCAGGCTTTCGACCCGGGTGGCATGGCGAATGGTCCGGGCCAGGTGCACCAAGTCGACCCGTTGCAGGGAGAACAGATCGCGTTCGGAAACCACGCCACACAAGCGCTTGTCCTCGACCAGGCAGACATGGGCGATGTGACGTTCAGTCATGGCAATGGCGGCATCGAACGCACTGGCCTGGGGGCTCAGGTAGAAAGGCTCAACCGTCATATGGCTGGCAATCGGCTGGGCAAAATCGGCGCTGGCATCAGCCACCACCTGGCGCAGGTCGCGCAGGGTGAAAATGCCGATTGGAAAGCGTTGCGCGTCGACGATGACGATGCTGCCGACTTGTTGCTCGTGCATCAGCGCCACGGCTTCGCGCAGCGGTGTTTGCGGTTCGCAGACAACCGGGTGGCGCATGGCCAATTCGCCCAGGCGGGTATTGAGTGAGTACTGCGTGCCGAGGGTTTCCACCGCACGGCGCTGGACCTGCTGATTGACCTGGTCGAGCAGGCTGCTAACGCCGCGCAGGGCAAAGTCGCGAAAGACTTCGGAGAGGGCAAACAGGCGAATGAAGGCAGCCTTGTTCAACTGCAGACAGAAAGTGTCTTCGCCAGCCCGGTGTTCGGTACGCGTAGCTCGTTCACCGAGCAGGGCGGCGAGGGGAAAACACTCGCCACTGGTGATCTCGAAAGTGGTTTCGGTGCCGGGGCGGCTCACGTGTTGGCGCTCGCCGACCACGCGTCCCTGCTTGACGATATAGAAGTGCTCGACGGGCCCGTCACTGGGTTTGATGATGCTGTCATTGGCTGCATAGAAACGCAGTTGGCACTGTTCGACGAGAAACGCCAAGTGGGCGTTCTCCATCTGGTTGAACGGCGGAAAGCGTTGCAGAAACTGCAGGGTCCCTTGGATATTCTGCAGAACCGCAGTCTTTCCGGCCTGGGTGAAGGCGTCCATTTTGCTCATGAGCATTTACCGCATCGTGGTGTCGACCTGTGTACATCGACCTTGTTGTTTTCGACCTTCATGGTCGGTCGCGGGATGCACAGTGCCCATTGGACGTAAGTCTATACACAGCGTCAGGCACTTGAGCCCAGGCGTCATGTGTCAATTAGCCGACGAAAGGCGGGTTGCAAGAGCCGTGAAAGCAGTCTGAACTTGATTCAACGGACATTTTTCAGGTCATAGATGATGAGACAGCCATGCCCGACCATGACGACATACTAAGTGAGGCCGAGCGTGAGGCGTTGGCGTCGGTTTCAGCGCCAGCGACGGTGCCGCAGAAGGTATTGATCGTGGATGACAATCCGCTGGCGCGTGACGCATTGGCCAGTTATCTGAAAGCCAAGGGCATCAAGTGCGTGACGGCGGAAAATGCCGAGCGGGCGCTGCTGTACCTGAAGGGGGACCGGGGCATTGGTCTGTTGATTACTGATTTGCGCATGGAGCCATTCGATGGCCTGGAGCTGATTCGACAGATTCGAGAGTCGGAGAAAGCGGCGTTGCCGATCATCATTGTGTCAGGTGATGCCGATGTGCCAGACGCTATTACGGCGATGCATTTGAGTGTCGTCGACTTTTTGCTCAAGCCGATCGATCTGGAGAAATTGATGGCGCTGGTGCGCAGGGAATTGGGAATATCGTTGACCTGAGGGCCTCATCGCCGACAAGGCCAACTCCCACAGGACTGATGTATACCGTCCCTGTGGGAACTGGCCTTGCCAGCGATGGGCTGCAATGCAGCCCTCGGGCGTTACAGGCCGTTCTTGGCCTTGAACTCACGACGACGACGATGCAGCACCGGCTCGGTGTAGCCGTTTGGCTGCTTGGTGCCTTCTACCACCAGTTCGACCGCCGCCTGGAAGGCGATGTTGGTGTCGAAGTCTGGTGCCAGCGGGCGGTACAGCGGGTCGTTGGCGTTCTGCTTGTCCACCACCGGTGCCATGCGCTTGAGGCTTTCCAGTACCTGAGCCTCGCTGACGATACCGTGACGCAGCCAGTTAGCCAGCAGCTGGGCGGAGATCCGCAGGGTGGCACGGTCTTCCATCAGGCCGACATCGTTGATGTCCGGCACCTTCGAACAACCGACGCCCTGGTCGATCCAGCGCACAACGTAGCCGAGGATGCCCTGGGCGTTGTTATCCAGTTCGTTGCGTTTCTCTTCTTCCGACCAGTTGGTGTCGGTGGCCAGCGGGATGGTCAGGATGTCGTCCACCGAAGCCGGTGCACGCTTGGCCAGTTCGGCCTGCCGGGCAAATACGTCGACCTTGTGGTAATGCAGCGCATGCAGCGCGGCGGCCGTTGGCGACGGTACCCAAGCGGTGTTGGCGCCAGCCAGCGGGTGAGCGATCTTCTGCTCGAGCATGTCGGCCATCAGGTCCGGCATGGCCCACATGCCTTTACCGATCTGGGCACGGCCTTGCAGACCGGTGGCCAGGCCGATATCGACGTTGGAGTTCTCATAAGCGCCGATCCACTTCTGGGTTTTCATCGCGCCCTTGCGTACTACGGCGCCGGCTTCCATGGAGGTGTGGATTTCATCACCGGTACGGTCGAGGAAGCCGGTGTTGAT
Protein-coding sequences here:
- a CDS encoding FecR domain-containing protein, translated to MNSKPVSTRVLDAAIAWQLCLDSGSGSADERAEFDRWHAASEEHARAWTQLGMLDQRFSAAAGPARQALLQSRADLRQRVRKLGSGVASLALVVGLLSWASAYQSVGYWLADQRTATGEQRSLRLTDGTLISLNTHSAVDIRFDEEQRLIVLHEGEISIETGHKDDRPFVVATEDGRMRALGTRFLVKLEDQGTRLSVLQSAVAAKPQDSGDEQILHEGQQVLMSQNQLGQINGLRSGADAWTRGMLVVDNVRLADLVDELSRYRSGYLGVAPEVANLRITGSFPLNDTDLALTSLLPTLPVQLEQNTPWWVTVVARRD
- a CDS encoding 3'-5' exonuclease, with product MSLFAWLRPRQIEDHIRQQAAQLAPAASLSEDTLRKQRWVVLDLETSGLNTQRDQVLSIGAVVIEDGAIDFSQQFERTLFQRDHKLTSSVLIHGLGPSAIAAGSDPAEALLDLMRFIGDSPVLAFHAPFDQRMLARALKDHLGYRLQHPFFDVAELAPLLNPQITLREAGLDDWTACFGLEAIERHNASADAMVTAELALILFSQARRQQLDSPAQLDQHLQRWRRRRQQSHVF
- a CDS encoding RNA polymerase sigma factor; this encodes MSSVQSPHSELVGTLYRDHRSWLLGWLRRNIACAERAEDLSQDTFVRLLGRDQLPAPREPRAFLLAIARGLLFDHFRRTALEQAYLAELMLIPEAEQPSPEEQHLILEDLKAIDLLLGKLSSKARAAFLYNRLDGLNHAQIAERLGVSVSRVRQYLTQGMRQCYIALYGEPT
- a CDS encoding DUF294 nucleotidyltransferase-like domain-containing protein, which produces MSKMDAFTQAGKTAVLQNIQGTLQFLQRFPPFNQMENAHLAFLVEQCQLRFYAANDSIIKPSDGPVEHFYIVKQGRVVGERQHVSRPGTETTFEITSGECFPLAALLGERATRTEHRAGEDTFCLQLNKAAFIRLFALSEVFRDFALRGVSSLLDQVNQQVQRRAVETLGTQYSLNTRLGELAMRHPVVCEPQTPLREAVALMHEQQVGSIVIVDAQRFPIGIFTLRDLRQVVADASADFAQPIASHMTVEPFYLSPQASAFDAAIAMTERHIAHVCLVEDKRLCGVVSERDLFSLQRVDLVHLARTIRHATRVESLVSLRGEISQLVERMLAHGASSTQITQIITLLNDHTVCRVIELAIAEKGDPGVPFSWLCFGSEGRREQTLHTDQDNGIIFEARDAAHAAEIRGRLLPLAQHINQGLAQCGFTLCKGNIMAGNPELCLSRAEWARRFAAFIREATPENLLASSIYFDLRVVWGDEGPCEQLRQSILEQIADNRLFQRMMADNALRQRPPVGRFREFVLTRQGSDKAGTLDLKVQGLTPFVDGARLLALANGINTNNTLERLRELVTREVIDPLDGAAYEEAYHFIQQTRMQQHQLQSRQNQPYSNRVDPDSLNHLDRRILRESLRQAQRLQSSLALRYQL
- a CDS encoding response regulator, whose translation is MPDHDDILSEAEREALASVSAPATVPQKVLIVDDNPLARDALASYLKAKGIKCVTAENAERALLYLKGDRGIGLLITDLRMEPFDGLELIRQIRESEKAALPIIIVSGDADVPDAITAMHLSVVDFLLKPIDLEKLMALVRRELGISLT